In Bacteroidota bacterium, the following are encoded in one genomic region:
- a CDS encoding LysM peptidoglycan-binding domain-containing protein produces MLRRLGLTGMVMLMAIGNIFGQSCPINPAKNRIEFAHNLIDVHSKLYHLEHGTDSTFVVVHIGDSHIQLDHFTGAIRANMHKVFGDCGEGVLFPYSACKSFGPRNLESKAIGKWICNTVCNNTLCDELGVTGYTLRTTDPSATLSFKYLTPGMMLDTPIVEPKSIRTVTVWHGNGDFPLALDCKDCGGMKLITDPKPAANGLRTTKITNYIAGEELKLKLKPGADSTGQFRFHGISFDVPQSPGIQYHHCGVVGAQFPYFVKNAKLAIAQLAALKPDLIVFSYGSNESYMPNFDAVQYAAGIETVMKTLRKEIKGLNFVFTTTPDTRAGNKTPPHTKAINQNLRKLAERAGAALWDLNAIMGGDNSVRYWVAHQLARTDKLHFTRAGYKLMGDLFALAFMESYNRQWDEKDLPTDSIIKEIANVVTTHGLNAPYAAAADQYLTPEQQRKIKGIPDPPVKKPLEPFKTKTVFHEVAKGETLYSIAKKYGETVEQIRAFNGMTEASVLKSGTRIVVKRVE; encoded by the coding sequence ATGCTGCGAAGGCTGGGGTTGACGGGAATGGTGATGCTGATGGCAATCGGCAACATTTTTGGGCAATCCTGCCCGATCAATCCCGCAAAAAACCGCATCGAATTCGCCCACAACCTCATCGATGTCCATAGCAAGCTCTACCATCTGGAACATGGAACGGACTCGACCTTTGTGGTGGTGCATATCGGGGATTCGCACATCCAACTCGATCATTTTACCGGTGCGATTCGCGCTAACATGCACAAGGTGTTTGGCGACTGCGGCGAAGGGGTTTTGTTTCCCTATTCGGCATGCAAAAGCTTTGGACCCCGCAATTTGGAATCCAAGGCAATTGGCAAATGGATTTGCAATACGGTCTGCAACAATACCTTGTGTGACGAACTCGGCGTAACAGGCTATACTTTGCGTACGACCGACCCCTCGGCGACCTTGAGCTTCAAATACCTCACGCCGGGCATGATGCTCGATACACCGATCGTCGAACCCAAAAGCATTCGCACGGTGACCGTTTGGCATGGAAACGGCGATTTTCCTTTGGCATTGGACTGCAAGGATTGTGGCGGAATGAAGTTGATCACCGATCCCAAGCCCGCTGCGAATGGCCTGCGCACCACCAAAATCACCAATTACATTGCCGGTGAAGAACTCAAATTGAAGCTGAAACCCGGCGCCGACAGCACAGGCCAATTCCGGTTTCATGGGATCAGCTTTGACGTTCCGCAATCGCCTGGTATTCAGTACCATCATTGCGGTGTTGTGGGGGCGCAGTTCCCGTATTTTGTGAAAAATGCCAAGCTCGCCATCGCCCAATTGGCTGCACTCAAGCCCGATTTGATCGTTTTTTCCTACGGCTCGAATGAAAGTTACATGCCCAATTTTGACGCTGTTCAGTACGCTGCCGGCATTGAAACGGTCATGAAAACCCTTCGTAAGGAGATCAAGGGGTTGAATTTCGTTTTCACGACGACGCCCGACACGCGCGCAGGCAACAAAACGCCGCCGCATACCAAGGCGATCAATCAGAATCTCCGGAAGCTTGCCGAGCGCGCCGGCGCAGCCCTGTGGGACTTGAATGCCATCATGGGCGGAGACAACAGCGTGCGGTATTGGGTGGCGCATCAACTCGCCCGAACGGACAAATTGCACTTCACGCGCGCCGGCTACAAATTGATGGGCGACTTGTTTGCCTTGGCATTCATGGAGAGCTACAACCGCCAATGGGATGAAAAAGACCTCCCGACGGATTCGATCATCAAGGAAATCGCGAATGTGGTGACCACGCACGGCCTGAACGCACCTTACGCAGCGGCAGCCGACCAATACTTGACTCCCGAACAACAGCGCAAAATCAAAGGGATTCCCGATCCACCCGTCAAAAAGCCATTGGAGCCGTTCAAAACCAAAACCGTATTCCACGAAGTCGCAAAAGGCGAAACCCTCTACAGCATCGCCAAAAAATATGGCGAAACCGTCGAACAGATCCGTGCCTTCAACGGCATGACCGAGGCAAGCGTGTTGAAGTCCGGGACCAGGATTGTGGTGAAGCGGGTGGAGTAG
- a CDS encoding TolC family protein, whose translation MSQRRFFSISLLLTLCLSGVLFLESRAQQRDPITLSRCIALAQSQSPEAQIAKKGLASIHWDYKSFRAGLLPAVRADFNTPGLLRSIRQVTQNDGTIAFRQQNQAFSSGTLSISQQIAPTGGSIFVSSGLTRLDVFGTNAYRLYQATPLLVGLNQPIFSFNALRWQQKIRPVQYQLAERRYLEALEDVALSITGKYFDVYIAEMSLKNAQFNLSITDSVFTISEGRFRVGKIAENDLLQTELAFLNAQVQTQQAQVSLQKAKLELAISLGLPNNADISVEQPEELPLIEIDQEFALNEAKQNRSDLLDFESRGLQAESSVAQARANARLNANLSATFGINNSDTTIAGSFQNLAEQQTASIGIGIPIFQWGKARADVQSAALQRDQVQEQIRLDQRRFERDLRFQVMDFLQAQQQLQLASKSDTIAQRRFEVAKNRYLIGKIDITNFQIAQNEKDMARLSYFQALRQYWVAYYQLRRASLYDFVKAEKVTMPEMEF comes from the coding sequence ATGTCTCAAAGAAGGTTTTTCTCGATTTCCTTGCTGTTGACGCTGTGTTTGTCTGGCGTTTTATTCCTCGAATCCCGTGCGCAACAACGCGATCCGATCACGCTTAGCCGCTGCATCGCTTTGGCGCAATCGCAAAGTCCTGAGGCACAGATTGCCAAGAAAGGGCTTGCCTCCATTCATTGGGATTACAAATCCTTCAGGGCAGGATTGTTGCCTGCCGTGCGCGCAGATTTTAATACCCCGGGATTGCTGCGTTCAATTCGGCAGGTCACGCAGAATGACGGAACAATCGCTTTCAGACAGCAAAATCAGGCATTTTCGTCAGGAACCTTGAGCATTTCGCAGCAAATCGCACCCACTGGCGGAAGTATTTTCGTCAGCAGCGGACTCACAAGATTGGATGTGTTTGGGACGAATGCTTACCGACTTTACCAAGCTACGCCCTTGCTCGTGGGTCTGAATCAGCCGATATTTAGTTTCAACGCCCTGCGTTGGCAGCAAAAAATCAGGCCGGTGCAGTACCAACTTGCCGAGCGCCGCTACCTCGAAGCCTTGGAAGATGTGGCCCTGAGCATCACCGGGAAGTATTTTGACGTGTACATCGCGGAAATGAGCCTGAAAAATGCCCAATTCAACCTGAGCATCACAGATTCCGTCTTCACCATTTCCGAAGGTCGTTTCCGTGTCGGAAAAATCGCCGAGAATGACTTGCTACAAACGGAATTGGCGTTTTTGAATGCACAAGTGCAAACGCAGCAGGCACAGGTGAGCCTGCAAAAAGCCAAGCTGGAACTCGCCATCAGCCTCGGATTGCCCAACAACGCGGATATTTCCGTGGAACAACCCGAAGAATTGCCTTTGATCGAGATTGACCAGGAATTTGCATTGAATGAGGCCAAGCAAAACCGCAGCGACCTGCTCGATTTTGAGTCCCGTGGCCTGCAGGCTGAGAGTTCGGTGGCGCAAGCACGCGCCAACGCGCGCTTGAATGCGAACTTGAGTGCCACTTTTGGTATCAACAACAGCGATACGACGATCGCCGGTTCGTTTCAGAATCTCGCCGAACAACAAACGGCGAGCATCGGCATCGGTATTCCGATCTTCCAATGGGGCAAAGCCCGCGCCGATGTACAATCCGCAGCGCTGCAACGCGATCAGGTGCAGGAGCAAATCCGGCTTGATCAGCGGCGATTCGAACGTGACCTTCGGTTTCAGGTCATGGACTTTTTGCAGGCACAACAACAATTACAGCTCGCCTCCAAAAGCGATACGATTGCCCAAAGACGATTCGAAGTCGCCAAAAACCGCTACCTGATCGGGAAAATTGACATCACCAATTTCCAAATTGCCCAAAACGAAAAGGACATGGCTCGATTGAGCTATTTTCAGGCTCTGCGGCAATATTGGGTGGCGTATTACCAACTGCGCCGTGCTTCACTTTACGACTTTGTCAAGGCCGAAAAGGTCACGATGCCGGAAATGGAGTTTTAA
- a CDS encoding ABC transporter permease, with protein sequence MLQKFTYNLQMALDALFQRPLRSFLTSLGIIFGVGAVIAMMAIGQGAQEEILEQMTILGANNLIVEPIIQQKDEEVTEETGQEATSQKFSPGLTLADAESFQTIIPAVSKVSPEIVIETTFLRNGRKRSGKLVGVTNVFFEHSSFKMDEGQQQFSPDQLELASQVCVIGAGVKSKFFSQEDPIGKPIKVGKNWLRVVGVANERKFSQSSLMDLGVRDYDMDIYAPVETVLLRYKNRNRISPSDLQKASMMQNMSGDDGATQATPESKNYHQIDRMTVQIKDGQDMVKVADIIRRMLARRHNGVIDTEVKIPEELLAQKQRTTNMFNLVLISIAAISLLIGGIGIMNIMFASVMERIKEIGVRLALGATKRDIVFQFLSESVILSIIGGLVGVGFGVGLSLIIKSKFDVPAVLSWPPIVIAFAVAFSVGVFFGFFPALKAAKQDPVVSLRHE encoded by the coding sequence ATGCTGCAAAAGTTCACATACAATCTGCAGATGGCCTTGGATGCGCTTTTTCAGCGGCCTTTACGCAGTTTTTTGACCTCTCTCGGGATCATCTTCGGTGTCGGAGCAGTGATCGCGATGATGGCCATCGGCCAAGGGGCACAGGAAGAAATTCTGGAACAAATGACCATCCTCGGGGCCAATAACCTCATCGTGGAGCCGATCATTCAGCAAAAGGATGAAGAAGTCACCGAAGAAACAGGGCAAGAAGCGACGAGCCAGAAATTTTCGCCCGGCTTGACCTTGGCCGATGCCGAAAGTTTCCAGACGATTATTCCGGCGGTGTCCAAAGTCAGCCCGGAAATTGTGATCGAAACGACCTTCCTCCGCAACGGACGCAAGCGCAGTGGCAAATTGGTCGGCGTGACGAATGTGTTTTTTGAGCATTCTTCGTTCAAGATGGATGAAGGGCAACAACAGTTTTCGCCAGATCAGCTTGAACTTGCTTCCCAAGTTTGCGTGATCGGTGCCGGCGTGAAGTCCAAGTTTTTTTCGCAGGAAGATCCGATCGGTAAGCCGATTAAGGTCGGCAAAAACTGGCTTAGGGTGGTTGGCGTGGCGAATGAACGTAAATTTTCGCAGTCGAGTTTGATGGATTTGGGCGTACGCGACTATGACATGGACATCTACGCGCCCGTCGAAACGGTGCTGCTGCGCTACAAGAATCGCAACCGCATTTCGCCGAGCGACCTTCAGAAGGCCTCCATGATGCAAAACATGTCGGGCGATGACGGCGCAACCCAAGCGACGCCGGAGTCCAAAAATTACCACCAAATCGACCGTATGACCGTGCAAATCAAGGATGGTCAGGACATGGTCAAGGTCGCAGACATCATTCGGAGGATGTTGGCGCGCCGTCACAATGGCGTGATCGACACCGAAGTCAAGATTCCCGAGGAATTGCTCGCCCAAAAGCAGCGCACCACCAACATGTTCAACCTGGTTTTGATTTCCATTGCGGCCATTTCATTGTTGATCGGGGGGATCGGGATCATGAACATCATGTTTGCATCGGTCATGGAACGGATCAAGGAAATCGGTGTGCGCCTCGCTTTGGGAGCCACCAAACGCGATATCGTTTTTCAGTTTTTGAGCGAATCCGTGATCCTGAGCATCATCGGCGGTCTGGTTGGCGTCGGATTTGGGGTCGGATTGAGTCTGATCATCAAGAGTAAATTTGATGTGCCGGCGGTCTTGTCATGGCCGCCGATTGTGATCGCCTTTGCCGTGGCCTTTTCGGTCGGCGTATTTTTTGGATTTTTTCCTGCGCTCAAGGCCGCCAAGCAGGATCCTGTGGTTTCTCTTCGTCACGAATAA
- a CDS encoding amidinotransferase: MQSTNSILMVRPAAFGFDPETAANNAFQNKPGDVAGEDLQSRAVLEFDNVAATMRANGVNLYVVKDKPEPMRPDAIFPNNWISTHEDGTVILYPMMAPNRRQERRQDVLDDLEKYFEIRRVVDLSRHENTGRYLEGTGSMIMDRTNGVIYACRSPRTHEAVLKEVAKTLGYRTVLFDAVDGNGKPIYHTNVMLSIGTNYVVLADCTIPDVAERERVMAYLGGGGHRIVKLRPEQLNEFAGNVLEVLGRERFVAMSSRAFKSLSDSQLDLLEVWAKTVHFPIPTIENIGGGSIRCMLAEIFLPRK, from the coding sequence ATGCAGTCAACGAATTCCATCTTGATGGTGCGGCCTGCGGCCTTTGGGTTTGATCCTGAGACCGCTGCCAACAATGCTTTCCAAAACAAGCCGGGCGATGTCGCCGGAGAAGATCTCCAATCACGAGCCGTGTTGGAATTTGACAATGTGGCCGCAACCATGCGTGCTAACGGGGTGAATCTCTACGTGGTCAAGGACAAGCCCGAACCGATGCGTCCCGACGCCATTTTTCCCAATAACTGGATCTCCACCCACGAAGACGGGACTGTGATCCTTTACCCGATGATGGCGCCCAACCGTCGCCAAGAGCGCCGGCAGGATGTCCTCGACGACTTGGAGAAATATTTTGAAATCCGGCGTGTGGTGGACTTGAGCCGCCATGAAAATACCGGTCGGTACCTCGAAGGAACCGGTTCCATGATCATGGACCGCACCAACGGCGTGATCTATGCTTGCCGTTCGCCACGCACGCACGAGGCTGTGCTCAAAGAGGTTGCGAAAACGCTGGGTTACCGCACTGTGCTTTTTGATGCGGTTGATGGCAATGGCAAACCGATCTACCATACCAATGTGATGCTTTCGATTGGTACCAACTACGTAGTATTGGCCGATTGTACAATTCCTGATGTTGCCGAACGCGAACGGGTCATGGCCTACCTTGGCGGTGGTGGTCACCGCATCGTCAAACTCCGCCCGGAGCAACTCAACGAATTTGCTGGCAATGTACTCGAAGTCCTTGGACGCGAACGTTTTGTCGCCATGAGTAGCCGCGCATTCAAGTCGTTGAGCGACAGTCAGCTGGATTTGTTGGAAGTCTGGGCAAAGACCGTGCACTTCCCGATTCCGACCATCGAGAATATCGGTGGCGGCAGTATCCGCTGCATGTTGGCGGAGATTTTCCTGCCTCGCAAATAG
- the argS gene encoding arginine--tRNA ligase: protein MNLLHESIKKDVAALLQAGLKSLGVDESIDNIYYLLSPAPSMEMGQLAFPLFTFAKALRAAPQKLAADLAAALPENDFIEHVTPAGPYLNLVLQTQKWGTAVLMPILSHSFFQRSLTQATPKTMIEYSQPNTHKEMHVGHMRNLALGDALIRMHRYAGYNIVAATFPGDVGTHVAKCLWYMKNVNTEPAPAENKGAWLGLMYVKANNLLETIKGTDEEAPAKAKMTEILHQLEAGSGEYFDLWKETRAWSVAMMESAYEWANVKFDAWYWESDVDATSMAYAREMFAKGVLQESKGAIGLDLTDKDPNLGFAMFIKSDGTGLYLTKDVELARRKFEENGVESSIYIVDQRQAHHFRQVFEVLKRMGFPQADNCYHLHYDYVEGKEGMFSSRLGNAVPLFDLIAEMESVVYTKHLAGNVNSGAMEAEEGHNISKIVAKGAIKYGMLRIDPAKKITFDMDEWTELHGDSGPYQQYTYARIQSLLAKQGYDPHGPFDPAALDDAREKELLVKASQFNDVVLMATQQYRPNVLTAYLYDFAKVYNNLNNSVMIKDIADPVIRNTKMHLTCMVAEVIKAGLALLGIDVPKRM from the coding sequence ATGAATCTGCTCCACGAATCCATCAAAAAAGACGTTGCCGCCTTGCTGCAAGCCGGTCTGAAGTCCCTCGGCGTTGACGAATCCATCGACAACATTTATTACTTGTTGAGCCCGGCGCCCAGCATGGAAATGGGACAATTGGCATTTCCACTGTTTACATTCGCCAAGGCTTTGCGCGCTGCGCCACAAAAGCTTGCCGCTGACCTTGCCGCCGCCTTGCCAGAAAACGATTTCATCGAGCACGTAACGCCGGCCGGACCCTACCTGAACCTCGTTTTGCAAACCCAAAAATGGGGCACGGCCGTGCTGATGCCGATTTTGTCGCATAGCTTTTTCCAGCGTTCGCTCACGCAGGCGACGCCAAAGACGATGATCGAGTATTCGCAGCCGAATACCCACAAGGAAATGCACGTCGGGCACATGCGCAACCTCGCGCTCGGGGACGCGCTCATCCGCATGCACCGGTACGCAGGCTACAACATCGTCGCCGCGACCTTCCCAGGAGACGTCGGGACCCATGTGGCCAAGTGCCTTTGGTACATGAAAAACGTGAATACCGAACCTGCTCCCGCCGAAAACAAGGGTGCTTGGCTGGGTTTGATGTACGTGAAGGCCAACAATCTGCTTGAAACCATCAAAGGCACGGACGAAGAAGCCCCTGCCAAGGCCAAAATGACTGAAATCCTGCATCAACTCGAGGCAGGCTCCGGCGAATACTTCGATCTCTGGAAGGAAACACGAGCTTGGAGCGTGGCGATGATGGAAAGCGCCTACGAATGGGCCAATGTCAAATTTGACGCTTGGTATTGGGAGTCTGACGTCGATGCGACTTCGATGGCCTACGCACGGGAAATGTTTGCCAAAGGTGTTTTGCAGGAAAGTAAGGGTGCAATCGGCCTGGACTTGACCGACAAGGATCCCAACCTCGGTTTTGCCATGTTCATCAAAAGCGATGGCACAGGCCTTTACCTGACCAAGGACGTCGAATTGGCAAGGCGGAAATTCGAGGAGAATGGCGTCGAAAGCAGCATCTACATCGTCGATCAGCGGCAGGCACATCACTTCCGTCAGGTTTTTGAAGTCCTGAAGCGCATGGGCTTTCCACAGGCCGATAATTGCTACCACCTTCATTATGACTACGTTGAAGGCAAAGAGGGCATGTTTTCCAGCCGTTTGGGCAATGCCGTTCCTTTGTTTGACCTCATCGCGGAGATGGAGTCCGTGGTCTATACCAAACACCTCGCCGGAAATGTCAACAGCGGTGCGATGGAGGCTGAGGAAGGTCACAACATTTCAAAAATCGTGGCAAAGGGCGCGATCAAATACGGCATGTTGCGCATCGATCCCGCCAAAAAGATCACCTTTGACATGGACGAATGGACCGAATTGCATGGCGATAGCGGTCCTTATCAGCAGTACACCTACGCGAGAATTCAAAGCCTGCTCGCAAAGCAGGGTTATGATCCGCATGGCCCGTTTGATCCGGCAGCTTTGGACGATGCACGTGAAAAAGAGTTGTTGGTCAAGGCTTCGCAATTTAACGATGTGGTGTTGATGGCGACCCAACAATACCGCCCCAATGTGCTCACGGCCTACTTGTATGACTTCGCGAAGGTGTACAACAATCTCAACAATTCCGTGATGATCAAGGATATCGCCGATCCAGTCATCCGAAATACCAAGATGCATCTCACCTGCATGGTCGCTGAGGTGATCAAAGCTGGGCTTGCTCTTCTGGGAATCGATGTTCCTAAGCGGATGTAA
- a CDS encoding Rpn family recombination-promoting nuclease/putative transposase produces MQHSRKLVTFDWAMKKILRHKANFGILEGLLFELLRRDVKIKEILEGESNQEKERDKFNRVDILAKLDGEELVIIEVQNTWEGDYFQRMLYGVSKSISEHIALGVPYREVKKVISVNIVYFDLGQGGDYVYHGSTEFRGLHRPSDILGLSERQKMSFGMDTVSEIFPEYWVIQVEEFNDVTKDGLDEWIYFFKHAAIKKGFKAKGLAEASEKLEVMRLPEKDQKAYKWYLESLMDDASFALTVKMEIDAGIAATLEPAIEAAVEVAVEAVNGKNVARLASKGNSAAEIADMLDLDLHTVQRLLGQL; encoded by the coding sequence ATGCAGCATTCACGCAAACTGGTCACCTTTGATTGGGCGATGAAGAAAATCCTTCGCCACAAGGCCAATTTTGGCATTTTGGAGGGCTTGCTCTTTGAATTGTTGCGGCGTGACGTCAAAATCAAAGAAATTCTGGAAGGCGAAAGCAACCAAGAAAAGGAAAGGGACAAATTCAACCGCGTGGACATTCTGGCCAAGCTCGACGGTGAAGAATTGGTCATCATTGAGGTGCAGAACACTTGGGAAGGCGATTACTTTCAGCGTATGCTTTATGGTGTCTCCAAGTCCATCAGCGAGCATATCGCATTGGGAGTACCTTATCGCGAAGTCAAGAAAGTGATTTCTGTGAATATCGTTTATTTCGACCTTGGTCAAGGCGGTGACTATGTTTACCACGGCTCTACTGAATTTCGTGGGCTTCATCGCCCGAGTGATATTTTAGGACTTTCAGAAAGGCAGAAAATGAGTTTCGGGATGGATACGGTCTCGGAAATTTTCCCAGAATATTGGGTGATTCAAGTAGAAGAATTCAACGATGTCACAAAAGACGGCCTAGACGAATGGATTTACTTTTTCAAGCACGCTGCAATTAAAAAGGGGTTCAAAGCCAAAGGTTTGGCTGAAGCAAGTGAGAAATTGGAAGTCATGCGGTTGCCAGAAAAGGACCAAAAAGCCTACAAATGGTATCTGGAATCACTGATGGACGATGCAAGCTTCGCCTTAACTGTGAAAATGGAGATCGATGCTGGAATTGCAGCAACCCTTGAACCTGCAATTGAGGCAGCTGTAGAGGTAGCCGTTGAAGCAGTAAATGGAAAAAACGTTGCCCGACTAGCTTCCAAGGGCAATTCGGCGGCTGAAATCGCCGACATGCTTGACCTAGACCTCCATACGGTTCAACGTTTACTCGGGCAACTTTAA
- a CDS encoding efflux RND transporter periplasmic adaptor subunit — translation MAKENWLRLKMTALALVAGLILFSGCSKKAAEDVLQKPTEGDFEVIVTTTGELQAKNSVDISGPTGARKAGIYQLKITQLVAEGTVVAPGDFVAELDKSEIVGKLKEVEINLQKFQSVVTQAKLDCTLTLAQTRDELINLRYAKEQRKLEKDESAYESPSAKRQAEIEFEKAVRSYDQSQNNYQTKVKQAEAKMREAEADLNKEAQKLTDYQSILGEFTIMAPEQGMLIYAREWDGKKRVVGSTVSPWDPTVATLPDLTRMESITYVNEVDIQKIKVGQEVRVSLDASPDKKLTGKVTQVANVGEQRPNSDSKVFEVKIQINESDSTLRPAMTTSNEIIISTFPKVRYIPLECVHVAQDSIPVVFKRSSGKIVRQEVKLGAENENSVIVEKGVDANEELYLSKPEGGDELELIRLGK, via the coding sequence ATGGCGAAAGAGAATTGGCTTAGATTGAAAATGACCGCTTTGGCACTCGTTGCCGGGCTAATCCTGTTTTCCGGTTGTTCAAAAAAGGCTGCGGAAGATGTCTTGCAGAAGCCAACCGAAGGCGATTTTGAGGTGATCGTAACGACCACCGGCGAATTGCAGGCAAAAAATTCGGTGGATATTTCAGGGCCCACCGGCGCCCGAAAGGCAGGCATTTATCAGCTGAAAATCACACAATTGGTTGCAGAAGGTACCGTGGTTGCCCCCGGAGATTTTGTTGCCGAACTGGACAAAAGCGAGATCGTTGGCAAGCTCAAAGAGGTTGAAATCAACCTTCAGAAATTCCAATCCGTTGTGACGCAGGCAAAACTGGATTGCACGCTCACTTTGGCACAGACGCGCGATGAATTGATCAACCTGCGTTATGCCAAAGAGCAGCGTAAATTGGAAAAGGACGAAAGTGCATACGAGTCGCCTTCGGCAAAGCGCCAAGCCGAAATCGAATTTGAAAAAGCCGTTCGCAGCTACGACCAAAGCCAAAACAACTACCAAACCAAAGTCAAACAAGCCGAAGCCAAAATGCGTGAGGCAGAGGCTGATCTAAACAAGGAGGCCCAGAAATTGACGGATTATCAGAGCATTTTGGGCGAATTCACCATCATGGCGCCAGAACAGGGAATGCTCATCTACGCCCGCGAATGGGACGGGAAAAAGCGTGTTGTCGGCTCTACCGTCAGCCCTTGGGACCCAACCGTGGCAACTTTGCCTGACCTGACAAGGATGGAATCGATTACCTACGTCAATGAGGTCGACATCCAAAAGATCAAAGTTGGTCAGGAAGTGCGCGTGAGTCTTGATGCCAGTCCGGATAAGAAGTTGACAGGCAAGGTGACGCAGGTCGCCAATGTCGGAGAGCAACGTCCCAATTCGGATTCCAAGGTATTCGAAGTCAAGATTCAAATCAACGAAAGCGACAGTACGCTGCGCCCTGCCATGACGACGAGCAATGAGATCATCATCAGCACCTTCCCCAAGGTGAGGTACATCCCCCTCGAATGCGTCCACGTTGCCCAAGACTCCATTCCGGTGGTTTTCAAACGCAGCAGCGGGAAAATTGTGCGTCAGGAAGTGAAACTCGGTGCTGAAAATGAAAATTCAGTGATCGTGGAAAAAGGTGTGGACGCCAACGAAGAATTGTACCTTTCCAAGCCTGAAGGAGGAGATGAATTGGAATTGATTCGCCTCGGAAAATAA
- a CDS encoding MBOAT family protein has protein sequence MNWLEFFQQFLHDETEPLLFHTGIFLFIFSVFLIGYSFVYKTNSIRNIAVVAFGFYFYYKASGVFLLLLILTITADYFFSMLMERQTNRTARKAVLVTAILFSLSFLMYFKYTNFFIENVALLTGQSLDLLDLVLPIGISFYTFQSISYLVDIYKEKIQRPTYSDYLMYMSFFPHLVAGPIVRARDFLPQLKEQVTVTKSNLDEAMYLITKGLVKKAIIGDFVAQYSDAVFAQPDGFSGTENLIGSLCYTLQIFCDFSGYTDMAIGVALLLGFRLGLNFDSPYKALNITDFWRRWHISLSSWLRDYIYIPLGGNKKGFVMQQVFLLTTMLIGGFWHGSSWKFVFWGAGHGILLIVHKLFTKAWPGPVVEKTTSSRVTEVHYSKDLVDINAPKQPFTWLMLLNPIWWLLTFASVSLLWIPFRADSMETTLGIYERIFSSFDFAIVAYAFDINPLLFVLLAAGLLATLQPAIVKRTFRKAYDVTPLAVKLVLLVILIQIFIQVRSESVQPFIYFQF, from the coding sequence ATGAACTGGCTCGAATTTTTCCAACAATTTCTGCACGATGAAACGGAGCCCTTGCTCTTTCATACCGGCATTTTTCTGTTCATTTTCAGCGTTTTCCTGATCGGATATTCCTTTGTTTACAAAACGAATTCGATCCGGAACATTGCCGTCGTGGCCTTTGGGTTTTATTTCTATTACAAGGCGAGCGGCGTGTTTTTGTTGTTGTTGATCCTCACGATCACGGCAGATTATTTCTTCTCGATGTTGATGGAGCGGCAGACGAATCGCACGGCGCGAAAGGCCGTTTTGGTCACTGCGATTCTATTCAGTCTTTCGTTTTTGATGTATTTCAAGTACACCAACTTCTTCATCGAAAACGTCGCCCTGCTCACGGGGCAATCGTTGGATCTGCTTGATTTGGTGTTGCCGATTGGGATTTCGTTTTATACGTTTCAGTCGATCAGCTACTTGGTCGACATTTACAAGGAGAAGATTCAGCGTCCGACCTATTCGGACTATCTGATGTACATGTCGTTTTTTCCGCACTTGGTTGCGGGTCCGATCGTGCGTGCGCGGGACTTTTTGCCGCAGTTGAAGGAGCAGGTAACGGTCACGAAGTCGAATCTGGACGAGGCAATGTATCTGATCACCAAGGGATTGGTAAAAAAGGCGATCATAGGGGATTTTGTGGCGCAATACTCCGATGCCGTGTTCGCGCAGCCGGATGGTTTTTCGGGGACCGAGAATCTGATCGGGTCATTGTGTTATACCCTGCAGATCTTCTGCGACTTCAGCGGCTATACCGACATGGCCATCGGCGTCGCCTTGTTGCTGGGCTTCCGCTTGGGATTGAATTTCGATTCGCCGTACAAAGCCCTCAACATCACTGATTTCTGGCGGCGTTGGCATATTTCTTTGTCATCTTGGCTCCGGGATTATATCTACATTCCGTTGGGGGGCAACAAAAAGGGTTTTGTCATGCAGCAGGTGTTTTTGCTTACCACGATGCTCATCGGCGGATTTTGGCATGGATCGAGCTGGAAATTTGTATTCTGGGGAGCCGGGCACGGCATCTTGCTGATCGTTCACAAGTTGTTTACCAAGGCTTGGCCGGGTCCGGTGGTCGAAAAAACGACTTCCTCCCGCGTCACCGAAGTCCATTATTCCAAGGATTTGGTTGATATCAATGCGCCCAAGCAGCCGTTTACTTGGTTGATGCTGTTGAATCCAATTTGGTGGTTGCTCACATTTGCGAGCGTTTCCCTCTTGTGGATTCCGTTCCGGGCAGACAGCATGGAAACGACGCTGGGCATTTACGAACGCATTTTCAGCAGTTTTGACTTCGCAATTGTCGCGTATGCCTTCGACATCAACCCCTTGCTGTTCGTTTTGCTCGCTGCCGGGCTCCTGGCAACCCTGCAACCTGCGATTGTGAAACGTACATTCCGCAAGGCCTATGATGTCACGCCATTGGCTGTCAAATTGGTGCTGTTGGTCATTTTGATACAAATATTTATCCAAGTGCGCTCCGAATCCGTACAACCCTTTATTTACTTCCAATTTTGA